A window of the Euwallacea fornicatus isolate EFF26 chromosome 15, ASM4011564v1, whole genome shotgun sequence genome harbors these coding sequences:
- the eIF5 gene encoding eukaryotic translation initiation factor 5: protein MSLNVNRSVSDVFYRYKMPKLQAKVEGKGNGIKTVIVNMAEVAKALGRPPTYPTKYFGCELGAQTLFDFKNERFIVNGSHDAVKLQDLLDGFIRKFVLCPECENPETDLIVSTKKNQVTQGCKACGYHGVLISNHKLMTFILKNPPNLNPATQGSSLTEGKRNKRSKKTNGEGGQENADDSVDNSLMETSQENNTGAGEEGNDEGWTVDVSEEAVRARMQDLTDGAKNMTISDDLEKTEKERMDIFYALVKRKLETGVLEKTDDQKELLAEAERLEIKTKAPLVLMELLFDQNALPQAKKYRLLLLRFTLNDKKAQRYLIGGLEQVVVLHKDVLLPRVPALLKLLYDLDILQEASILEWAEKISKKYVSKEMSQEIHDKAAPFIKWLKEADEESSESDESDDDVEIEYNDRAQVTPLKPATVVTPKASKPDEDGVEDVDIDAI, encoded by the exons ATGAGTCTGAACGTTAATCGCAGCGTTAGTGATGTATTCTACCGTTACAAAATGCCGAAATTGCAGGCAAAG GTGGAAGGCAAAGGCAATGGGATTAAGACCGTAATCGTCAACATGGCCGAAGTTGCTAAAGCTCTGGGAAGACCTCCAACCTACCCCACCAAGTATTTCGGCTGCGAATTGGGTGCTCAAACATTGTTCGATTTCAAA AATGAGCGTTTTATCGTTAACGGGTCTCACGACGCAGTGAAGCTGCAAGACTTGCTAGATGGTTTCATCCGCAAATTTGTGCTTTGTCCTGAGTGTGAAAACCCAGAGACGGACCTTATTGTCAGCACCAAGAAGAACCAAGTGACTCAG GGATGCAAAGCTTGCGGCTACCACGGCGTCCTGATCAGCAACCATAAGCTGATGACGTTCATCTTGAAAAACCCCCCTAATCTCAATCCTGCCACTCAAGGCTCCTCGCTCACTGAGGGAAAGCGTAATAAACGAAGCAAAAAGACCAATGGCGAGGGTGGTCAAGAAAACGCCGACGATAGCGTCGATAATTCCTTAATGGAAACCTCTCAGGAGAACAACACAGGAGCTGGCGAAGAAGGAAATGACGAAGGTTGGACTGTAGATGTGTCAGAGGAAGCTGTACGTGCTCGTATGCAAGATCTCACGGATGGCGCCAAGAATATGACCATCAGTGATGACTTGGAAAAGACCGAGAAGGAGCGTATGGATATCTTTTATGCGTTAGTAAAGAGGAAACTCGAGACAGGCGTATTGGAAAAAACGGATGACCAGAAAGAATTGTTGGCGGAAGCTGAACGTTTGGAGATCAAAACGAAAGCGCCCCTGGTTTTGATGGAGCTGCTCTTCGATCAAAACGCTCTTCCGCAGGCCAAGAAGTACCGCCTGCTGCTTTTGCGTTTTACATTGAACGACAAAAAGGCTCAGCGTTACCTAATTGGGGGTCTGGAACAAGTGGTAGTGCTTCATAAAGACGTATTACTGCCCAGAGTCCCTGCGCTGTTGAAATTGCTCTACGACCTAGATATTTTGCAAGAAGCGTCTATTCTGGAATGGGCCGAGAAG ATATCGAAAAAGTATGTTTCCAAGGAGATGAGCCAAGAAATTCATGATAAAGCAGCGCCATTTATTAAGTGGTTGAAGGAGGCCGATGAAGAATCTTCCGAATCTGACGAGTCTGATGATGAT gtgGAGATCGAGTACAACGATCGCGCTCAAGTAACGCCTTTAAAACCGGCGACCGTCGTCACTCCCAAGGCGTCAAAACCCGATGAAGACGGTGTAGAAGACGTCGACATCGACGCTATTTAA